From Chryseobacterium salivictor, a single genomic window includes:
- the ileS gene encoding isoleucine--tRNA ligase: protein MKKFTEYKNLDLTTIAENISQFWQENQTFKKSVEIRDGKPEYVFYEGPPSANGMPGIHHVMARALKDIFCRYQTQNGKQVFRKAGWDTHGLPIELGVEKELGITKEDIGKKISVEDYNQACRNAVMRYTDVWNDLTEKIGYWVDLNDPYITYEPKYMETVWWLLKQLYDKKLMYKGYTIQPYSPAAGTGLSSHELNQPGTYRDVSDTTVVAQFKVKNSSLFEDIKEDISILAWTTTPWTLPSNTALAVGRDIEYVLVKTFNQYTFEPVTVVLASVLLQKNFGKKYFEGTDEDFNNYSPENKTIPYQVLKEFTGKKLAGTEYEQLIPWFLPAEDADKAFRVIIGDFVTTEDGTGIVHIAPTFGADDARVAKENGIPPMLIKDENENLVPLVDLQGRFVKGGNTPELFAGKFIKNEYYDDGTAPEKSWDVELAILLKTENKAFKVEKYVHSYPHCWRTDKPVLYYPLDSWFVKMTAVKDRLVALNETINWKPKSTGEGRFANWLVNVNDWNLSRSRYWGIPLPIWRTEDLKEEIIIGSVEELMAEIKKSMDAGFMTQNPFANFEVGNMSKENYANIDLHKNIVDEIILVSASGKPMNRESDLIDVWFDSGSMPYAQLHYPFENKEMIDERKAFPADFIAEGVDQTRGWFYTLHAIATAVFDSVAYKNVMSNGLVLDKNGQKMSKRLGNAVDPFTTLQKYGPDATRWYMIANANPWENLKFDLEGIDEVRRKFFGTLYNTYSFFALYANVDGFTYAEKDVENRPEIDRWILSELNLLVKEVTAFYEDYEPTKVARAINNFVNDNLSNWYVRLCRRRFWKGDYSEDKISAYQTLYICLETVAKIAAPIAPFFMDQLYQDLNKITGKNNAESIHLTDFPKADEGLIDQDLVEKTHLAQQITSMVFSLRKKENIKVRQPLQKVMIPVLDQKTEAQILAVSDLVKQEVNVKELQLINADEAADLIVKQIKPNFKTLGARLGKDMKTVAGEITSFTADQISTLEKEGKMDIHGYEISLDDVEIFTKDIPGWTVTSEGKLTVALDLTLTDELKAEGIAREFINRVQNLRKDKEFDLTDRITIRLEENNPFEKEIINNEAYISAEVLSDRIEIVNSLSNFEEIEIDELKFKVDVQKK from the coding sequence ATGAAGAAGTTTACCGAATATAAAAATCTAGATTTAACCACCATTGCCGAGAATATTTCCCAATTTTGGCAAGAGAACCAGACTTTTAAAAAATCTGTCGAAATCCGCGATGGCAAGCCAGAGTATGTATTTTACGAAGGTCCCCCTTCGGCTAACGGAATGCCGGGAATTCACCACGTGATGGCGAGAGCACTGAAAGATATTTTCTGCCGCTACCAAACCCAAAACGGGAAACAGGTTTTCCGGAAAGCGGGTTGGGATACGCACGGTTTACCTATTGAACTTGGCGTAGAAAAAGAACTGGGAATTACGAAAGAAGATATCGGCAAGAAAATTTCTGTTGAAGATTATAACCAGGCCTGTAGAAATGCAGTAATGCGCTACACCGATGTGTGGAATGACCTTACAGAAAAAATCGGTTATTGGGTAGATTTAAATGATCCCTATATCACCTACGAACCGAAATACATGGAAACCGTTTGGTGGCTTCTGAAGCAACTTTACGATAAAAAATTAATGTACAAAGGATACACCATCCAGCCGTATTCTCCGGCAGCAGGAACAGGTTTGTCTTCCCACGAATTAAATCAGCCGGGAACGTACCGCGATGTTTCAGACACGACTGTTGTGGCACAGTTCAAAGTGAAGAATTCTTCTTTGTTTGAAGATATTAAAGAAGATATTTCAATTCTTGCCTGGACAACCACTCCCTGGACTTTACCCTCCAACACCGCTTTGGCAGTAGGAAGAGACATTGAATATGTTTTGGTGAAAACCTTTAACCAATATACTTTTGAACCCGTTACTGTTGTTTTAGCGAGTGTACTGTTACAAAAGAATTTCGGTAAAAAATATTTTGAAGGAACCGACGAAGATTTTAATAATTACAGTCCAGAAAACAAAACCATTCCTTATCAGGTTTTGAAGGAATTTACCGGTAAAAAATTAGCCGGAACAGAATACGAACAATTGATTCCATGGTTTTTACCTGCCGAAGATGCTGACAAAGCTTTCCGTGTGATCATTGGCGATTTCGTAACCACTGAAGATGGTACAGGAATCGTACATATCGCGCCCACGTTCGGTGCAGATGATGCGCGTGTTGCCAAAGAAAACGGAATTCCGCCAATGTTGATCAAGGATGAAAACGAAAATCTCGTTCCTTTGGTAGATTTACAGGGCCGTTTTGTAAAAGGAGGAAATACTCCGGAACTATTTGCAGGAAAATTCATTAAAAATGAATATTACGATGACGGCACTGCTCCCGAAAAATCCTGGGATGTAGAGCTGGCGATTCTTTTAAAAACCGAAAACAAAGCCTTTAAAGTAGAAAAATACGTTCACAGTTATCCACACTGCTGGAGAACTGACAAACCGGTTTTATATTACCCTCTGGATTCCTGGTTTGTAAAAATGACCGCGGTGAAAGACCGTTTGGTTGCATTGAACGAAACCATCAACTGGAAACCGAAATCAACCGGTGAAGGTAGATTTGCAAACTGGCTGGTCAATGTAAACGATTGGAATCTTTCCCGTTCAAGATACTGGGGAATTCCTTTGCCAATCTGGAGAACCGAAGATTTAAAGGAAGAAATCATCATCGGATCTGTAGAAGAATTGATGGCAGAAATCAAGAAATCGATGGATGCCGGATTCATGACCCAAAATCCGTTTGCCAATTTTGAGGTTGGCAATATGTCTAAAGAAAATTATGCGAATATCGATTTGCATAAAAATATTGTGGATGAAATCATTCTGGTTTCAGCTTCAGGAAAACCGATGAATCGTGAATCTGATTTGATCGATGTTTGGTTTGATTCAGGTTCAATGCCTTATGCGCAACTGCATTATCCTTTTGAAAATAAGGAAATGATTGACGAAAGAAAAGCTTTCCCGGCAGATTTTATCGCTGAAGGAGTTGACCAGACCAGAGGTTGGTTTTACACTTTGCATGCGATTGCAACAGCAGTTTTTGATTCTGTAGCGTACAAAAACGTAATGTCAAACGGTTTGGTTCTGGACAAAAACGGCCAGAAAATGTCGAAACGTTTAGGCAATGCTGTTGATCCATTCACCACTTTACAAAAATACGGTCCCGATGCCACGCGTTGGTATATGATTGCAAATGCAAATCCTTGGGAAAATCTTAAATTCGATTTAGAAGGAATTGATGAAGTCAGAAGAAAATTCTTCGGAACTTTATATAATACGTATTCATTCTTCGCTCTTTATGCGAATGTTGACGGATTTACTTATGCTGAAAAAGACGTAGAAAACCGCCCGGAAATCGACCGCTGGATTTTATCTGAATTGAATTTATTAGTCAAAGAAGTCACTGCTTTCTATGAAGATTACGAACCAACGAAAGTCGCAAGAGCCATTAATAATTTTGTTAATGACAACTTAAGCAACTGGTACGTAAGACTTTGCCGCAGAAGATTCTGGAAAGGCGATTATTCTGAAGATAAAATTTCCGCGTATCAAACGCTGTATATTTGTTTAGAAACAGTTGCTAAAATTGCAGCTCCGATTGCCCCGTTTTTTATGGATCAATTGTATCAGGATTTAAATAAAATCACTGGAAAGAATAATGCAGAATCGATTCACTTAACCGATTTCCCGAAAGCGGATGAAGGTTTAATCGATCAGGATCTGGTAGAGAAAACGCACCTGGCGCAACAAATTACGTCGATGGTATTTTCACTAAGAAAGAAAGAAAACATCAAAGTAAGACAGCCGCTTCAGAAAGTGATGATTCCGGTTTTGGATCAAAAAACAGAAGCGCAGATTTTAGCCGTTTCCGACTTGGTAAAGCAGGAAGTAAACGTGAAAGAACTTCAATTAATTAATGCGGATGAAGCTGCAGATTTAATTGTAAAACAGATTAAACCCAACTTCAAGACTTTAGGTGCGAGGCTTGGAAAAGACATGAAAACCGTTGCAGGAGAGATCACCAGTTTTACAGCCGACCAAATTTCAACTTTGGAAAAAGAAGGAAAAATGGATATTCACGGTTATGAAATTTCATTAGACGACGTGGAAATTTTCACCAAAGACATCCCGGGCTGGACGGTAACAAGTGAAGGAAAACTAACCGTGGCACTGGATTTGACCTTGACCGATGAATTAAAAGCTGAAGGAATCGCCCGCGAATTCATCAACAGAGTTCAGAATTTAAGAAAAGATAAAGAATTCGACTTAACGGACAGAATTACAATACGTCTGGAAGAAAATAATCCTTTCGAAAAAGAAATTATCAATAATGAGGCATATATTTCAGCAGAAGTATTGTCAGATAGAATAGAAATTGTAAATTCACTCTCAAATTTTGAGGAGATCGAGATTGATGAGCTCAAATTTAAGGTAGATGTTCAAAAAAAATAA
- a CDS encoding TraR/DksA family transcriptional regulator translates to MAEDRQKYSDADLQEFKVIIQAKIDKAEKDLMLIRESFINDQNNGTDDTSPTFKAFEEGAETLSKEQNSILAGRQEKFVRDLKNALIRIENKTYGICRVTGKLIPKERLMAVPHATLSIEAKNMQR, encoded by the coding sequence ATGGCAGAAGACAGACAAAAGTACAGCGATGCTGACTTACAGGAATTCAAAGTGATTATTCAGGCAAAAATAGATAAAGCAGAAAAAGATTTAATGCTGATCAGAGAAAGTTTCATCAATGACCAAAATAATGGAACTGATGATACCTCGCCAACCTTCAAGGCTTTTGAAGAAGGTGCTGAAACGCTGAGCAAAGAGCAAAACTCGATCCTGGCCGGAAGACAGGAAAAATTCGTGCGTGATTTGAAAAACGCGTTGATTCGTATTGAAAACAAAACCTACGGAATTTGTAGAGTTACCGGGAAATTAATTCCCAAAGAAAGGCTGATGGCAGTTCCACATGCTACTTTGAGCATCGAGGCAAAAAATATGCAGCGATAA
- a CDS encoding DUF6576 domain-containing protein: protein MNTLLILLAVAVILIYFFRKEIKEKISPNPKKNYTIDDQYNADKKDREKEIDKILSKIGKNGLNDLSSEDRKRLDELSKKIK from the coding sequence ATGAATACCCTACTCATCTTACTTGCCGTGGCCGTGATTTTAATCTATTTCTTCCGAAAAGAGATTAAAGAAAAAATCAGCCCAAATCCGAAGAAAAACTACACCATCGATGATCAGTATAATGCTGATAAAAAAGACCGTGAAAAGGAAATTGACAAAATCCTAAGCAAAATAGGAAAAAACGGATTGAATGATCTGTCATCGGAAGACAGAAAAAGACTCGACGAACTTTCAAAAAAAATAAAATAA
- a CDS encoding DUF2683 family protein, giving the protein MESLIVHPKNQMELNALKSVMKDMGIKYEKFHTRNHNAAPKFEPKTPSDKSAKPARTFKGKPKNDL; this is encoded by the coding sequence ATGGAATCACTTATAGTTCACCCAAAAAATCAAATGGAACTCAATGCACTGAAAAGCGTGATGAAAGATATGGGCATTAAATATGAAAAATTTCACACCAGAAATCACAACGCTGCTCCGAAATTTGAACCAAAAACACCGTCAGATAAATCCGCGAAACCTGCCAGAACTTTCAAAGGTAAACCAAAGAATGACTTGTAA
- a CDS encoding lipoprotein signal peptidase has translation MKKIALITFIILLIDQVSKFYIKTHFNLGESVPVFPGFKLTFVENPGMAYGFHFGGLIGKYFLVIVRVFLIGGMVYLFSKWLKEGASNYLLIPMAMIFAGAIGNLIDGMFYGMIFDSGTLYDESIGRWIEYGGISKTVPFGQGYSTFMKGCVVDMLHFPLVDWHVPPTFPLIGGKHIEFFKYIFNVADSAITVGAVLLLIFRKKALPNGLDF, from the coding sequence ATGAAGAAAATAGCATTAATTACTTTTATCATTCTTTTGATCGATCAGGTTTCAAAATTTTATATTAAAACGCATTTCAATCTTGGAGAAAGCGTTCCTGTATTTCCAGGTTTTAAACTGACTTTTGTAGAAAATCCGGGGATGGCTTATGGCTTTCATTTCGGCGGATTGATCGGAAAATACTTTCTGGTCATCGTCCGCGTATTTTTAATTGGCGGGATGGTTTACCTGTTCAGCAAATGGCTGAAAGAAGGCGCGAGCAATTATTTATTAATTCCGATGGCGATGATTTTCGCCGGCGCAATTGGTAACTTAATCGACGGGATGTTCTACGGAATGATCTTCGACAGCGGAACCCTTTATGACGAAAGTATCGGACGATGGATTGAATACGGCGGGATTTCGAAAACCGTTCCTTTCGGCCAGGGCTATTCTACTTTTATGAAAGGCTGTGTCGTTGATATGCTTCATTTCCCATTGGTCGATTGGCATGTTCCACCAACTTTTCCCTTGATTGGCGGGAAACATATTGAATTCTTTAAATATATTTTTAATGTTGCAGATTCTGCCATTACAGTAGGCGCTGTATTATTATTGATTTTCAGAAAAAAAGCGCTGCCAAATGGGTTGGATTTTTAA
- the trpS gene encoding tryptophan--tRNA ligase → MSRILTGIQATGTPHLGNLLGAIIPAIELSKKPENESFLFIANLHSLTQIKNAAELKQNTYEIAAAWLACGLDTEKTFFYRQSDIPETCELTWYLSCFFPYQRLTLAHSFKDKADRLDDVNAGLFTYPVLMAADILLYDAEIVPVGKDQLQHLEMARDMGARFNHQMGEVFVLPQAKLQEDTKYVPGTDGQKMSKSRGNIINIFLPEKELKKQVMGIETDSKSLEDPKDPATDKVFALYELIATPEETETLRQKYLAGNFGYGHAKTELLNLILTRFAKERELFTYYMNNLPELEEKLQEGAAKTKVIALETLARVRKSVGV, encoded by the coding sequence ATGTCCAGAATACTTACAGGAATACAGGCAACAGGAACACCGCATTTGGGAAATCTTTTAGGAGCGATTATTCCCGCCATCGAATTATCTAAAAAGCCGGAAAACGAATCTTTTTTGTTTATCGCCAATCTGCACTCTTTAACACAGATCAAAAATGCAGCAGAACTGAAACAAAATACCTACGAAATCGCAGCAGCATGGCTTGCCTGTGGTTTAGATACCGAAAAAACTTTTTTTTACAGACAAAGTGATATCCCGGAAACCTGTGAATTGACCTGGTATTTATCCTGTTTTTTTCCTTACCAGAGATTAACGCTGGCGCATTCTTTTAAAGACAAAGCCGACCGTCTGGATGATGTGAATGCCGGGTTATTTACCTATCCTGTTTTAATGGCCGCAGATATTCTGCTGTACGATGCCGAAATTGTTCCGGTCGGAAAAGATCAGCTGCAGCACCTGGAAATGGCGCGAGATATGGGAGCGAGATTTAACCATCAAATGGGCGAAGTATTCGTTTTACCTCAGGCAAAATTACAGGAAGATACGAAATACGTTCCGGGAACCGACGGCCAGAAAATGTCGAAATCGAGAGGGAATATTATTAATATTTTCCTGCCGGAAAAGGAGTTGAAAAAACAGGTAATGGGAATTGAAACCGATTCAAAATCTCTTGAAGATCCGAAAGATCCTGCAACAGACAAAGTTTTTGCCTTGTACGAATTGATTGCAACCCCTGAAGAAACTGAAACTTTAAGACAAAAATATTTAGCCGGAAATTTCGGGTACGGCCACGCCAAAACAGAATTGCTGAATTTGATTTTAACGCGATTTGCAAAGGAAAGAGAATTGTTCACTTACTATATGAACAACTTGCCGGAGCTCGAGGAAAAATTACAGGAAGGAGCAGCAAAAACGAAAGTAATTGCTCTGGAAACATTAGCGCGGGTCCGAAAAAGCGTTGGCGTTTAA
- a CDS encoding YjjG family noncanonical pyrimidine nucleotidase, giving the protein MKIQHIFFDLDNTLWDHRGNAFLTLKEIFKRQQVRDKYNLEFDDFHREYFTINERLWEQIRDGEIDKDYLRKHRFYDSFLFFGIDDFELAQTFENNFLDEIINYNDLVEGAFEILEYLYDKGYKLHILSNGFKEVTHKKCELSGIQNYFQTITSADEINIRKPQPEIYDYALKKAGASAEESIMIGDDWIADVEGGKSFGLEVIYFDVFDDKFEADDVKVIRKLMELKQLL; this is encoded by the coding sequence ATGAAAATTCAGCACATTTTTTTTGACCTTGACAATACCCTTTGGGATCACCGCGGAAACGCCTTTTTAACTTTAAAGGAAATTTTTAAAAGACAACAGGTCCGTGATAAATATAATTTAGAGTTCGATGATTTTCATCGGGAATATTTCACCATCAATGAGCGGCTTTGGGAACAGATCCGCGACGGAGAAATAGATAAAGATTATTTGAGAAAACACCGTTTCTATGATTCTTTCCTCTTTTTTGGGATTGATGATTTCGAGTTGGCTCAAACCTTTGAGAATAATTTCTTAGATGAAATCATTAATTATAATGATCTGGTCGAAGGAGCTTTCGAAATTTTGGAATACCTTTATGATAAAGGCTATAAACTGCATATTCTGTCCAATGGTTTTAAAGAAGTTACGCATAAGAAATGTGAACTTTCGGGAATTCAGAATTATTTTCAGACCATAACAAGTGCAGATGAAATCAACATCAGAAAACCTCAGCCTGAGATTTACGATTACGCTTTGAAAAAAGCCGGTGCTTCGGCTGAGGAATCCATCATGATTGGTGACGACTGGATTGCCGATGTAGAAGGCGGGAAATCGTTTGGCTTGGAGGTTATTTATTTCGACGTCTTCGATGATAAATTTGAAGCAGATGACGTGAAAGTTATCAGGAAATTAATGGAGTTAAAACAACTTTTATAA
- a CDS encoding RNA polymerase sigma factor yields the protein MDNHTDSWLISNFKNGNEKALAVLIERHQKEIFTFIFYKIMDETLANDVFQDTFMKIIVKLKEGKYNEEGKFVLWAKRIAHNLVIDHFRLKAKHNKVSETSYDNEEFSIFDLIAGKEENIEDQLISRQIQEDLMRMLDYLPENQQEVVRLRFFDGLSFKEIADQTGASINTTLGRVRYALINLRKIMDEHQIVLTR from the coding sequence ATGGATAATCATACAGACAGTTGGCTGATCTCGAATTTCAAAAACGGCAACGAAAAAGCGCTCGCCGTACTTATTGAAAGACACCAAAAAGAAATTTTCACCTTCATTTTTTATAAAATAATGGACGAGACCCTGGCAAATGATGTTTTCCAGGATACGTTCATGAAAATTATTGTTAAGCTGAAAGAAGGCAAATATAACGAAGAAGGCAAATTTGTCTTATGGGCAAAACGAATCGCACACAATCTGGTTATCGATCATTTCCGGCTGAAAGCCAAGCATAACAAAGTCTCGGAAACAAGTTATGATAATGAAGAGTTTTCTATTTTTGATCTCATCGCCGGGAAGGAAGAAAACATTGAAGACCAATTGATCAGCAGGCAAATTCAGGAAGATTTGATGAGGATGCTTGATTATCTGCCGGAAAATCAGCAGGAAGTCGTACGGCTGCGGTTTTTCGACGGGCTGTCTTTTAAAGAGATTGCAGATCAGACTGGTGCCAGCATCAATACCACATTGGGTAGGGTTCGTTACGCCCTCATCAACTTGAGAAAAATTATGGATGAACATCAAATTGTCTTAACCAGATAA
- the metK gene encoding methionine adenosyltransferase translates to MSYLFTSESVSEGHPDKVADQISDALIDNFLANDPQSKVACETLVTTGQVVLAGEVKSTAYLDVQDIARRVINGIGYTKGEYMFAGDSCGVISCIHEQSSNINQGVDRAQESDDFDTKANLQGAGDQGMMFGYATNETDNYMPLALDLAHTILKELAVLRRENDAVKYLRPDAKSQVTIEYSDDHKPVRIDSIVVSTQHDDFGSDEAMSAKIEKDMIEILIPKVKAKQKKEIQDLFNDKIKYHINPTGKFVIGGPHGDTGLTGRKIIVDTYGGKGAHGGGAFSGKDPSKVDRSAAYAVRHIAKNLVAAGVADEILVQVSYAIGVAEPCGLYVNTYGTSKLGLHDGDISERIQKIFDLRPYAIEQNLKLRNPIYQETASYGHMGREPYVADKTFRKATGEEFTIKDLEFFTWEKLDKVDEIKKEFNL, encoded by the coding sequence ATGTCTTATTTATTTACCTCTGAGTCGGTATCCGAAGGGCACCCAGATAAAGTGGCTGATCAAATATCAGATGCCTTAATCGATAACTTCCTCGCCAATGACCCCCAATCCAAAGTGGCTTGTGAAACACTGGTCACCACAGGGCAGGTCGTTTTGGCAGGTGAAGTAAAGTCGACTGCTTATCTTGATGTACAGGATATTGCCAGAAGAGTAATTAACGGAATTGGCTATACAAAAGGAGAATACATGTTCGCGGGGGATTCCTGTGGAGTTATTTCCTGTATTCACGAGCAGTCTTCCAATATTAATCAGGGAGTAGACCGGGCTCAGGAAAGTGATGATTTCGATACCAAAGCCAATTTACAGGGAGCCGGAGATCAGGGAATGATGTTTGGTTACGCGACCAACGAAACCGATAACTATATGCCGCTGGCCCTTGATCTGGCTCACACCATCCTTAAAGAATTAGCTGTTTTAAGAAGAGAAAACGATGCTGTAAAGTATCTTCGGCCTGATGCCAAGTCACAGGTAACCATCGAATATTCGGATGACCATAAACCGGTTAGGATAGACTCTATCGTGGTTTCCACCCAGCACGATGATTTTGGAAGCGACGAAGCGATGTCGGCAAAAATCGAGAAAGACATGATCGAAATTTTGATTCCGAAAGTGAAAGCAAAACAAAAGAAAGAAATTCAGGATTTATTCAACGATAAGATCAAATACCACATTAATCCGACCGGAAAATTTGTAATCGGTGGTCCACACGGTGATACAGGTTTGACGGGACGAAAAATCATCGTAGATACTTATGGTGGAAAAGGCGCGCACGGTGGTGGTGCTTTCTCCGGAAAAGACCCGTCAAAAGTAGATAGAAGTGCGGCTTACGCTGTGCGTCATATTGCGAAAAACTTAGTTGCAGCAGGAGTTGCAGATGAGATTTTGGTACAGGTTTCCTACGCGATTGGTGTTGCTGAACCCTGTGGTCTGTACGTTAATACTTACGGAACTTCAAAACTAGGTTTGCATGATGGCGACATTTCAGAAAGAATTCAGAAAATATTTGATTTAAGACCTTATGCAATTGAGCAGAATCTAAAATTGAGAAATCCGATTTATCAGGAAACCGCTTCTTATGGCCACATGGGAAGAGAACCTTATGTTGCTGATAAAACCTTTAGAAAAGCAACCGGCGAAGAATTCACCATTAAAGATTTAGAATTCTTTACTTGGGAGAAACTCGACAAAGTTGATGAAATAAAAAAAGAATTTAATCTTTAA
- a CDS encoding hydrogen peroxide-inducible genes activator: protein MNIQQLEYLIAVDKYKHFGNAAQACFITQPTLSAMIQKFEDEMDVKIFDRTTHPIRTTDVGIQIILEAKKVVDAINELRSKANLLNNVLAGKLNLGVLPTISGFILPTEIFDFLKTHPKIELNLKEMTTENIIKALKTGELDAGIISTPYAAANEFYHDFLFNEELMIYAAEDSTVEKKDSFVVPEDIDVQKVWLLEEGNCLRTQFENICELKENTVKPKNLEFVASNINTLVQLVDKLGGISILPELAVEQLTDQQKKKVKRFRAPFPYREISVIYYKPTYKQKILDELIEFIAGSLNSKLNYNKSPNEFVGIKPQ, encoded by the coding sequence ATGAATATTCAGCAACTGGAATACCTTATCGCAGTAGATAAATATAAGCACTTTGGCAATGCCGCTCAGGCCTGTTTCATTACCCAACCAACATTGAGTGCAATGATTCAGAAGTTTGAGGACGAAATGGATGTTAAAATTTTTGACCGCACCACCCATCCCATCAGAACAACGGATGTAGGAATACAAATTATTTTAGAGGCAAAAAAAGTGGTGGACGCAATTAATGAATTAAGAAGTAAAGCGAATCTGCTCAATAATGTTTTGGCGGGCAAACTTAATTTGGGCGTGCTTCCTACGATTTCTGGATTTATTTTACCCACGGAAATTTTTGACTTTCTAAAAACCCATCCTAAAATCGAACTCAATCTTAAGGAGATGACCACCGAGAATATCATCAAAGCATTGAAAACCGGTGAGCTCGATGCAGGAATTATTTCTACGCCTTACGCCGCTGCCAATGAATTTTATCACGATTTTTTATTTAATGAAGAACTCATGATTTATGCGGCAGAGGACAGTACGGTAGAAAAGAAGGACAGCTTCGTGGTTCCGGAAGATATCGATGTGCAGAAAGTGTGGCTTCTGGAAGAAGGAAACTGTCTGAGAACCCAGTTTGAAAACATTTGTGAATTAAAGGAAAATACGGTAAAGCCGAAGAATCTTGAGTTCGTTGCTTCCAATATTAATACCTTGGTTCAGCTGGTCGATAAATTAGGTGGCATCAGTATTCTGCCGGAACTCGCTGTAGAACAGTTAACCGATCAGCAGAAAAAGAAAGTCAAAAGATTCAGGGCTCCTTTTCCTTACCGCGAGATTTCGGTAATCTATTATAAACCAACATACAAGCAGAAAATTTTAGACGAACTGATTGAGTTTATTGCGGGCTCGTTGAACAGCAAACTTAATTACAATAAAAGCCCGAATGAATTTGTCGGAATAAAACCGCAATAA